The sequence CTGAATCACCTCTGGAGTGTAAGGGCTGATTTCTATCTGCAAGGCGCATGGGTTGGGGCCCATTCACGGGGCTGGCCGCATGATGTGCCAGGTGACGTCAACGCACTTCACGATTATGTGCAGTTCGGAAATTTCCCACTGCCTGAAGAAATGCCGCGCACGGAATATGCCGGGTTCTTGTTCTATGAAGCACCGGAGCAGGTGCGTGCTGCTGCACTGGATCGTCAGACGCCAGTGGAAGTAACGAAGGTTACGCAAAAGGTAGTTCCAAGTGATCCCAATCCGCAGCCCTTGTTGCATTCCTATGCTTATATTACAGAGCACTTCGCAGCAGGTGGCATGTGGGAGCGGGTCGAAGAATTCGATAATGAGCAGCAGCGTTGGGCGTTCTCCTTACCGCTGAGTGGACGGGGAGGAGCTAACCAGCTATATTTCTTCCACCCCGGTCAAGGCTACCATGAAGGAGACCCCCGCCATCAGAGCCGTTATTCGGAGGTTTTATACCACCAGAGCGTGATTATGGCACTTTACCCCATCCCGGATGGAGAGCAGAATTCGATTATAGGAGTTCTTCCACAGGGGAAATGGTTGGAGCGGCCCAAGGCCCTATTCGGGCAGGTGGGCGAGGTCTATTTTGCCATTTACTTGTCGCATCCGTATCAATTGCTAGAACGCCCTGGATACATTGAAGTCTCAGCCGGAGGCATGCCTGGTGGAGTAGTAATAGAGGCATTAAGTGTGAAGAAAGCCCTTGAGCTTGGAATCGGTAAGCTGGAGCTATACGCAGCGGCCATGGACTTGAAAGCTCCGCATTTTAGCACAGGTGGATTATTACAGGCGGAGTATACCAGCTTGAACGGGGAAGAATTGAAGCTGGAAATTATAGAGCATAAGCCGCCGCAAGCCTCGATTAACGGATATCTGATCTCATTGGAACATTATTCGGTATAAATCAGCAACTATCGAGGTCAGCCGGAGTTATCGGTTGGCCTTTTTTTTATTTTTTTCACAGGTGAACAATTGGGCTCTTCGTGAAGTCTTTTCTTATATAGACTTGAGAGGGGACTTCACAATGAAGCGAATGATTGAATCCGTAATGCAAAGAGCAACTATCATTATAGTTTGTGTTGTACTCATATTAGCTTGGGGAGCGATATCCGCTGTTCAAATGCAAAGAGATTATCTCCCCGGTATTAATAACACCACTTTAATGGTGTCGCTGCGAGCGTCGTCTTACCAAGCGAACCAGATTAGAAGCGATATCACAACGCCCATAGAGGAAGTAATCCGCAAGACACCAGGCTTAACCAATCTGGAGACGACCTCGTATGACGGCGGGTTTCTAATGAATCTTTATTACCCCATGGATTATAATATGGAACAAGCAGAGAACTCGATCAAACAAGCACTAAATGAAGCGAGCTTACCAGATGGTGTTAATAAGCCAATCGTAACCAGACTGACCTCAAGCACATTTCCGATACTAACTTACAGCCTGATGGCTAGTGGCAAGCAAGTAGATGATCTGACTCTGCAATCTTCACTGCAAACCGATATGGTCAAACAAATAAAATCCGTTCCCGGTGTGGCAGATGTCCAGACTATTGGCGGAGCCAACAAGGGTTATGTAGTGGTCCTTCGTATGAAAGATATGGTAGCTAACAGCATCACGTTAGATGATTTCAACAAATCCATTGTGGCAGATTTACCTAGCCTACAGGGGAATATTGCGAATGTAAAAGCCTCATTTCCTATCCGCGTGGAAGGTTGGGACCTCACTGAGCAACAGTTGAACAATCTCGTGATGAAGAACAAAGATGGTGACAGCGTACCATTATCGGCCATTGCCTCTGTTTCAGGATCACTTACGGATGTCAAAACCGTCTCTCGAACCAATGGTCAAGCGAGCGTGATCATCAATGTCATCAAGACGCCTACCGCGACGATCACGGATGTTGCTCAGCATGTAAAAGAACGGGTATCTGGTATTGCCGCTGTGAAGAGTGGTGATGTAACGATGAGCTTGCAGACAGACCGTGCACATGATCTGAACAGCTCTTTGAAAGGACTGATTCGTGAAGGTTTATTAGGTTGTTTGTTCTCCATGCTCTGCGTGCTCTTCTTTTTCCGAAATGTGCGGTCAACATTACTTATCGCAATTTCGCTTCCCATATCGCTGCTCGCTACGACAGCTATTCTTAAATGGATGGGCATTACGCTTAATATATTGACCGTTTCCGGGCTGATTGTGGCTATGGGGCGTATCGTTGATGATGCGATTGTTATCTTGGATAATATGCACCGACGGGTTCAGGAAAATAAGGATAAGCCTATCTTGCCGGTGTTGTCTTCTGCGGTTGTAGAGATGCTACCTGCTATATTCGCTTCTACTGCGACTACTATTGCTGTATATGTTCCAATAGCTCTGGTAGGCGGGATTATTGGAGCTTCGTATGCCGGATTTGCCTGGTCGATTGTCATTGCGCTTGTGATCTCATTCCTCGTCGCTATGCTTGTGATTCCGGCCTTTGCTATTATCGGCTGGAGAGAGCCTAAGGCTAAAGCGGTAACACTTGAGCCTCTGATGAAACCTTTTCTTTTGTTGGCACTAAAGCATAAAAAAATGGTGATCAGCACCTCACTCATTCTATTTATAGTGGCAGCACTGTTCGCCTCACAGCTTCCGTTCAGTCTGCTTCCTAGCACAGCCACGGGTCAGGTAGCCATCAAGGTAGAGCTTCCAAAAGGGACACCGCTGTCGGAAGTGGATAAAGAAGTGAAGAAAGTAGAAGAGGTTCTGCATAACAATGCACAAATTGCAGCTTATTCAGCCACCTTCGGGTCTTCGTTTACGCCACAGGCCGATGATGTATTTGATCAAGGCGGTGGGTACATTCAGCAGCCTAATATAGCTAATCTTTCGATTCAATTAGTAAATAAAAAGCAGGTCAATACATTCATCCCAGCCTTACAAAAAGATCTGGCTAATCTTTCGGATCGTGCGGCCATTACAGTTACCAATCAAAACATAGCTGGTGATGATTCAACGATTAAGATTATGCTGATGGGAGCCGATGAAAAAACACTGGAGCAGGCAGCTCAGTTAGTGCGGACGAAACTAGCTGATGTACAAGGTCTAAGCGTATCCGGTAAAACAGACCTGACCAACGGTAATCCGAAGTATAGCATTACTTTAGATAAGGAAAAGGTTACACAGGCAGGTATTAAAGAGGACGATATCAACAAGATATTGAAGCGTTACCTGAGCAAGGGCAAAGATTTTGACATCTCAACATCTGTAGGAAATGGATCGATTCCGGTCGACGTCTACATTGATCCTGTTAAGACTGGGGTAGTACAGGATAAGGAACTGCCTGTATACACACCAGAGCAAGTATTGGCCTCACTAGCGGCAGAAACCGTTAAAGGCAGCAATGGCCAGTCGTATCGTCTGGATCAAGTGGCTATGATTCATAAAAGTGATGTGGTTTCGTCCATTCAGGAGCGTGACGGCCAACCCTTCTCTGTCGTAAGTGCACAAATTATCTCCAGTGACTTAAGTAAGGTATCCAGTGCTGTGGATCAGACGTTGAAGGAAGTCCAGCTTCCAAACGGAGTAACGTATTCCCTGGGAGGCATCACACAACAAGTCACACAGATGATTATCGAAATAACGATAGCTGTTCTTGTATCAATCCTGCTTGTTCTAATGATCACAAGCTTCGTATTTAAGGGTTGGAAGGCCCCGCTTGCCGTTTTGGTTAGCATCCCTTTGGCCTTATCCGGTGTGGTGCTTGCCTTGTATGCCATTCATGGGCAATGGAATCTCGCTGCATTTATTGGAGTCTTAATGCTAACAGGTATCGTGGTGACCAATGGGATTGTGCTCATCGATAAGATCGAGCGAAATCGCAAGGAAGGCTTAGGTCTAAGAGAAGCCGTAGTGCAGGGCAGTCTTTCCCGGGTTCGGCCGATATTTATGACAGCAGGGACGACGGTGCTCACCTTGATTCCGCTAGCTTTGTCTCATAGCGCTGACACCGTCATTTCACAAGTGCTAGGTATTGTAGTTATTGGCGGCATGGTCACTTCAACACTCAATAGCTTTCTTGTTATTCCCATTATTTATGAATGGATGCAAGGCACAGCAGTACGCAAAGCTGACATATCCATGCGAGGATAAACAGTGTAATATAGCAATGAGTAAGAATGATTATGAATGTTTAAGTTCAGACTAAAGGTAGAGGGGGCATTTCATTGAGTATTTTGACAACATGGCTGGAACACTATGGTTATGGAATGTTATTTATAGCCTTATTCCTTGAAATGCTTGCTTTACCTCTTCCTGGTGAAATGATGATGAGCTATACCGGCTTATTCGTATTTGAAGGAAAGCTGAATTGGCTGCTTAGTATTGTATCAGCGAGTGCCGGAGTCACAGCCGGCATTACCCTTTCCTACTGGATCGGTTATCGACTCGGGCGACCGTTCGTCGCTAAATACGGGCATCGTATTCATCTAGGTGAACAACAGCTGGCAAAGATGAGCCTGTGGTTTGAGAAATATGGAGACAAGCTTTTGTTCGTCGCCTATTTCATTCCAGGGGTTCGGCATATTACGGGCTACTTCTGTGGAGTCACCCGCATGTCTTTTCGGCGATATGCGCTTTACTCCTATTCAGGTGCAATTGTGTGGGTGAGTTTGTTCATTTCTCTGGGAAGGATACTAGGACCGAAGTGGGAGGCCTATCACCAAACGGTGAACCGCTATATGATCATATTCGGAATTTCCTCTATTATATTGACTCTATTAGTGTATTTCTACCAAAAGTACAAGCGGCGTGTACTGGGCGCGGTTATGAGCCTTCTTACACAAGGGGTACAACATTTTCACTCGCTTGGAAAAGTCAGAATCTTGTTATTATCTTCGTTTATAACATTTGTTCTATTCGTTTCCTTGATGCTGGGTCTGATTCAGGATTTCTTAGCACAGGAGTTTAGTCAATTCGATGAGGTTGCTTCTTTTGTAGTTCATTCGTTATTTGGTCCAGAGTGGATAGGTTGGATGAGCGGTTTTGCAAAGTTAGGGTCTATATCTCTTTATGGGCCACTTCTCATTATAACTGCCGTATGGATCATTCTCAGATCCCGCGAACGACTGCTGGAGCTTGGCTTCCTGTTCTGGGTTGTCATTGGTGTGGAATTTTTGGATGAAGGTCTGAGGATGCTTTTTCATCGTTCGGGACAGGTTGTTCCCGGATTACAGTTATTTAACACTTTTCCAAGCGATGAAACGTTAACTTCGATTACCGTATGTGGCTTTTCCGCCTTTTTGCTGCTGCGTCATTACAGCATGAGACTCTTTCATATATCGGTCATTTTAGCTGTAATTCTAATATGTCTTCTTGTTGGGATAAGTCGGATTTATTTTAATGTGCAATTTCCAAGCGATGTCGTTGCGGGTTATGTATTCGGTGGGGTTTGGGTTAGTCTGAACGTTATACTACTGGAGCTTCTGAGGAAACTTCAAACTAGCGAGGGCGCCAAACTGATTAACTAAGCTATACAGAATGTTGAGAAAGCTTCCGTTTCGGTAGGAGTTGAACACGGTGGGAGACGAGGAACTTTATCATATAATTCAGCAAGCCAAACAGGGCAATCGTGAAGCCTTTAGTGAACTTGTCAAACGTTATAAAGGGCCTGTGTACCGTTACGCATTGGGCATGTTGAGTGAGCGGATGGATGCAGAGGATATCTCGCAAGAGGCATTTGTCAAAGCCTTTCATTCCATTTCCAATCTGGAGAATGAGTATGCTTTTTCAGCATGGTTGTTGCGAATTGTAGCCAATCTTTGCAAAGATCGATTAAAAAAACGTGCCAAAGAACAAAGCTTCAATACAGAGCCCAATGATATGATCGAAGATCAAAGATTGTCAGACCCCTTGGAGACAGTATCTGTTCAAGCTTGTATGAGCAGACTTTCCATCGATCATCGGGAGGTTATTGTACTTCACGATGTACAAGGGTATCGTTATGAGGAAATAGCAGAGATGGTTGAAGTACCCCTAGGGACTGTGAAATCACGGTTATTTGCTGCACGAATGGCATTGCGTAAGGAATTAGGAAAGGAGGACCAAGGATGACCTACCATCTTGAGGATCAATTGTCAGCGTATATTGATGATGAGCTGGAGGATCATGAAAGACAACAAGTTGAAGCCCATCTGGAGAGCTGTGAATCATGTCAGGTCCTTCTGGAAGATCTATTGTCCATCCAAAATGTCGTGATGTCTTCATATGAACAAGTTCAAGCACCTGACAATCTCGAAGCTCTAGTTCTCCAATCGATGGGTATGGAACAATCTCCTGTGGTAGCTGAAAAAGGTTGGTTCCTTATTCCAGTTCTTGCATTGTTGTCTCTTGGGATACTTTGGTTTGTAACTAGCACAGTACTGGTAAACCTGCTTCATGGATTCCTGAAATTAACTATAGCTTTGGTCTATTTAGCATCACATTACATTACTGGCTTACCGATGTTATCTGGGCTGACGGTTGTATTTTCATTAGTTATCCTGATTCTAGCTGCATACTCACTTAAGAGGCTGCTCCAAACCACGACTCCATGAAAGGGATGATTACGTTGAAACGGTATACTTTAAGTTGTTTGACACTGCTTATGCTGCTCATGCTATTCATTCCGAATGTAGCCTCAGCGAGGAGTATATTTGAACATCAGAATACGACCGTTCCAGCAGGGCAGACAGTAGATGATGTATATGTCGTTGGAGGAGATGCTGAGGTTCTTGGTCAAGTGGATGGTGTGCTGGTAATCGCAAATGGCAATCTCCATCTGGGCAGCAAGGCGAATATAAAAGGTGTTATCGTGGTGATCGGAGGGCATGTCAGCCAAGATCCAGGTGCTGTACTCGGGGACGACATCTATAATATTTCTCTGGACACGGCGACTCAGAACAGTCTATTGATCGGAAGTGGGCTAGTAATGGGCTTGTGGGTGCTGCAACTGGCGCTCAGCTTACTGATGATACTTATACCGGTACTCATTAGAATCATTGGCAAACATAAAATGGCGGACTTCACGGATCACTACAAGCAAGCTTCAATCGGACGCTTACTGTATATTGGTTTCTTAAGTGCGTTGATTATTGCGGCTTTAAGCGCGTTGTTGCTCGTCACGGTGATTGGTATTCCAGTTTTAGTGCTTATTCTGCTAGTTATAATAGTTGCGCTTGCCCTAGGAATCACTTTGATTAGCTACCGTATTGGCGAAATGTTTCATGGACCCGCACAACTGTCAGACTGGATGAAGGTGTTGGTTGGAGCAGCCATTCTAACGGCTTTTGTGAATATCCCTA comes from Paenibacillus sp. 19GGS1-52 and encodes:
- a CDS encoding efflux RND transporter permease subunit, giving the protein MKRMIESVMQRATIIIVCVVLILAWGAISAVQMQRDYLPGINNTTLMVSLRASSYQANQIRSDITTPIEEVIRKTPGLTNLETTSYDGGFLMNLYYPMDYNMEQAENSIKQALNEASLPDGVNKPIVTRLTSSTFPILTYSLMASGKQVDDLTLQSSLQTDMVKQIKSVPGVADVQTIGGANKGYVVVLRMKDMVANSITLDDFNKSIVADLPSLQGNIANVKASFPIRVEGWDLTEQQLNNLVMKNKDGDSVPLSAIASVSGSLTDVKTVSRTNGQASVIINVIKTPTATITDVAQHVKERVSGIAAVKSGDVTMSLQTDRAHDLNSSLKGLIREGLLGCLFSMLCVLFFFRNVRSTLLIAISLPISLLATTAILKWMGITLNILTVSGLIVAMGRIVDDAIVILDNMHRRVQENKDKPILPVLSSAVVEMLPAIFASTATTIAVYVPIALVGGIIGASYAGFAWSIVIALVISFLVAMLVIPAFAIIGWREPKAKAVTLEPLMKPFLLLALKHKKMVISTSLILFIVAALFASQLPFSLLPSTATGQVAIKVELPKGTPLSEVDKEVKKVEEVLHNNAQIAAYSATFGSSFTPQADDVFDQGGGYIQQPNIANLSIQLVNKKQVNTFIPALQKDLANLSDRAAITVTNQNIAGDDSTIKIMLMGADEKTLEQAAQLVRTKLADVQGLSVSGKTDLTNGNPKYSITLDKEKVTQAGIKEDDINKILKRYLSKGKDFDISTSVGNGSIPVDVYIDPVKTGVVQDKELPVYTPEQVLASLAAETVKGSNGQSYRLDQVAMIHKSDVVSSIQERDGQPFSVVSAQIISSDLSKVSSAVDQTLKEVQLPNGVTYSLGGITQQVTQMIIEITIAVLVSILLVLMITSFVFKGWKAPLAVLVSIPLALSGVVLALYAIHGQWNLAAFIGVLMLTGIVVTNGIVLIDKIERNRKEGLGLREAVVQGSLSRVRPIFMTAGTTVLTLIPLALSHSADTVISQVLGIVVIGGMVTSTLNSFLVIPIIYEWMQGTAVRKADISMRG
- a CDS encoding VTT domain-containing protein, whose protein sequence is MSILTTWLEHYGYGMLFIALFLEMLALPLPGEMMMSYTGLFVFEGKLNWLLSIVSASAGVTAGITLSYWIGYRLGRPFVAKYGHRIHLGEQQLAKMSLWFEKYGDKLLFVAYFIPGVRHITGYFCGVTRMSFRRYALYSYSGAIVWVSLFISLGRILGPKWEAYHQTVNRYMIIFGISSIILTLLVYFYQKYKRRVLGAVMSLLTQGVQHFHSLGKVRILLLSSFITFVLFVSLMLGLIQDFLAQEFSQFDEVASFVVHSLFGPEWIGWMSGFAKLGSISLYGPLLIITAVWIILRSRERLLELGFLFWVVIGVEFLDEGLRMLFHRSGQVVPGLQLFNTFPSDETLTSITVCGFSAFLLLRHYSMRLFHISVILAVILICLLVGISRIYFNVQFPSDVVAGYVFGGVWVSLNVILLELLRKLQTSEGAKLIN
- a CDS encoding RNA polymerase sigma factor codes for the protein MGDEELYHIIQQAKQGNREAFSELVKRYKGPVYRYALGMLSERMDAEDISQEAFVKAFHSISNLENEYAFSAWLLRIVANLCKDRLKKRAKEQSFNTEPNDMIEDQRLSDPLETVSVQACMSRLSIDHREVIVLHDVQGYRYEEIAEMVEVPLGTVKSRLFAARMALRKELGKEDQG
- a CDS encoding zf-HC2 domain-containing protein — its product is MTYHLEDQLSAYIDDELEDHERQQVEAHLESCESCQVLLEDLLSIQNVVMSSYEQVQAPDNLEALVLQSMGMEQSPVVAEKGWFLIPVLALLSLGILWFVTSTVLVNLLHGFLKLTIALVYLASHYITGLPMLSGLTVVFSLVILILAAYSLKRLLQTTTP
- a CDS encoding DUF2572 family protein; translation: MKRYTLSCLTLLMLLMLFIPNVASARSIFEHQNTTVPAGQTVDDVYVVGGDAEVLGQVDGVLVIANGNLHLGSKANIKGVIVVIGGHVSQDPGAVLGDDIYNISLDTATQNSLLIGSGLVMGLWVLQLALSLLMILIPVLIRIIGKHKMADFTDHYKQASIGRLLYIGFLSALIIAALSALLLVTVIGIPVLVLILLVIIVALALGITLISYRIGEMFHGPAQLSDWMKVLVGAAILTAFVNIPIIGWIFFILILLLSLGIGTQWISRIRKRKRNSKTLK